In one window of Agromyces badenianii DNA:
- the glgX gene encoding glycogen debranching protein GlgX: protein MPERDPLHDLGVRVGADGGVARVWSEHATSVELVVFDADDLDWAVSRTPLARDEHGVWHGESPELRPGAHYGLRVDGPAGVEHAFNPVHTLLDPYARGLTRAEDGSWRGVALEPLTATGFEWGASAKPRVPLDRTVVYETHVRGFSKQNPAVPERLRGTYAGLAHDASLEYLTGLGVTTIELLPVHAFVTEERLVRQGKLNYWGYNTLAFFTAHAPYASAAARAEGAGAVRREFAGMVRRLHEAGLEVVLDVVYNHTAEEGREGPTYSFRGIDNAAYYRHDAHGHYVDTTGCGNSLDFAGEAPQRLVLDSLRYFAEELQVDGFRLDLAVTLGRDEHEAFTPEHPLLRAMLDDPVIGASKLIVEPWDVGPGGWQTGGFPAGFSEWNDRYRDRMRDFWLGDLRRERETGSAGSGIGRFATRLAGSANTFSTDRGPLASLNFVTAHDGFTLADLTAYDVKHNQGNGEGNRDGTDSNNSYNHGVEGEASDPAIRAARRRSIRNLVGTLLLSAGVPMLTAGDEFGRSQRGNNNAYCHDSPLSWLAWNPADRARFAPELLETVRHLIRLRAENPALRPRRFGQLGEDIPSASQMHWFNADGETMGFDDWDSPAERTLQYLAVSTPETEALNRILLVVHAHESSAGIVLPEHDGVTAYTLLWDSADEAPSSATPAVAPGTRVEVDAQSMQLYRAEGGRGGGA from the coding sequence ATGCCTGAGCGCGATCCCCTGCACGACCTCGGCGTTCGTGTCGGTGCCGACGGCGGGGTCGCCCGGGTCTGGTCCGAGCACGCGACCTCGGTCGAGCTCGTCGTCTTCGACGCCGACGACCTCGACTGGGCGGTCAGTCGCACGCCGCTCGCGCGCGACGAGCACGGCGTGTGGCACGGCGAGTCGCCAGAGCTCCGGCCGGGTGCCCACTACGGACTCCGAGTCGACGGCCCGGCGGGGGTCGAGCACGCCTTCAATCCGGTGCACACCCTCCTCGATCCGTACGCCCGCGGGCTCACCCGAGCCGAGGACGGCTCATGGCGCGGTGTCGCGCTCGAACCGCTCACCGCGACCGGCTTCGAGTGGGGCGCCTCCGCGAAACCGCGCGTGCCGCTCGATCGCACCGTGGTCTACGAGACCCACGTGCGCGGCTTCTCGAAGCAGAATCCGGCGGTTCCCGAACGGTTGCGCGGCACCTACGCCGGACTCGCACATGACGCCTCCCTCGAGTACCTCACGGGGCTCGGCGTCACGACGATCGAGCTTCTTCCGGTGCACGCCTTCGTGACTGAGGAACGCCTCGTGCGCCAGGGCAAGCTCAACTACTGGGGCTACAACACGCTCGCGTTCTTCACCGCCCACGCTCCGTACGCGAGTGCCGCGGCGCGGGCGGAGGGTGCCGGCGCCGTGCGCCGCGAGTTCGCCGGCATGGTGCGCCGACTGCACGAGGCCGGCCTCGAGGTGGTGCTCGACGTCGTCTACAACCACACCGCCGAGGAGGGGCGCGAGGGTCCGACCTACTCGTTCCGCGGCATCGACAATGCCGCGTACTACCGGCACGACGCGCACGGCCACTACGTCGACACGACCGGCTGCGGCAACAGCCTCGATTTCGCGGGCGAGGCCCCCCAGCGACTCGTGCTCGACTCGCTGCGGTACTTCGCCGAGGAGTTGCAGGTCGACGGGTTCCGTCTCGATCTGGCCGTGACGCTCGGCCGCGACGAGCACGAGGCATTCACCCCCGAGCATCCGCTGCTGCGCGCCATGCTCGACGACCCCGTGATCGGGGCATCGAAGCTCATCGTCGAGCCATGGGACGTCGGACCCGGCGGCTGGCAGACGGGCGGCTTCCCGGCCGGGTTCTCGGAGTGGAACGATCGCTATCGCGACCGGATGCGCGACTTCTGGCTCGGCGACCTGCGCCGCGAGCGCGAGACGGGTTCGGCGGGCAGTGGCATCGGCCGCTTCGCGACCCGCCTCGCGGGTTCGGCGAACACGTTCTCGACCGATCGCGGGCCGCTCGCGAGCCTCAACTTCGTGACCGCGCACGACGGCTTCACGCTCGCCGACCTGACCGCCTACGACGTCAAGCACAATCAGGGCAACGGCGAGGGCAACCGCGACGGCACCGACTCGAACAACTCCTACAACCACGGCGTCGAGGGCGAAGCATCCGACCCGGCGATCCGAGCGGCTCGGCGACGAAGCATCCGGAACCTCGTGGGCACCCTGCTGCTCTCGGCGGGCGTGCCGATGCTCACTGCGGGCGACGAGTTCGGCCGCAGCCAGCGCGGCAACAACAATGCCTACTGCCATGACTCGCCGCTCTCCTGGCTCGCCTGGAATCCCGCCGACCGCGCCAGGTTCGCGCCCGAGCTGCTCGAGACGGTGCGCCACCTGATCAGGCTCCGCGCCGAGAATCCCGCCCTGCGACCCCGCCGATTCGGCCAGCTGGGCGAGGATATCCCGAGCGCGTCGCAGATGCACTGGTTCAACGCCGACGGCGAGACCATGGGCTTCGACGACTGGGACTCCCCCGCCGAGCGCACGCTGCAGTACCTCGCCGTCTCCACGCCAGAGACCGAGGCGCTCAACCGCATCCTTCTCGTCGTGCACGCGCACGAGTCGAGCGCCGGCATCGTGCTGCCCGAGCACGATGGCGTGACCGCGTACACGCTGCTGTGGGACTCCGCCGACGAGGCCCCCTCGAGCGCCACGCCCGCCGTGGCGCCCGGCACCCGCGTCGAGGTCGACGCGCAGTCGATGCAGCTCTACCGCGCCGAGGGCGGTCGCGGAGGCGGAGCCTGA
- the glgP gene encoding alpha-glucan family phosphorylase — translation MKPIRKFTVRAVIPPQLAALEELAGNLRWSWHEPTRRLFQHIDPELWRTSERDPVAFLGEVDPARLDELAGDDGYVEWAERQRSDLRDYLAEPRWFQSLGAAAPRTVAYFSPEFGITAALPQYSGGLGILAGDHLKAASDLGVPLVGVGLFYKAGYFSQSISPDGWQQERYPVLDPDGLPLSVLRTPDGAPVQVTLALPDDRSLHARVWKAAVGRIPLLLLDTDIPANSDELRSVTDRLYGGGGEHRLLQELLLGIGGARAVRAWTELSGSPAPDVFHMNEGHAGFLGLERIATYIGEGLSFAAALQLVRAGTVFTTHTPVPAGIDRFDRALVERYLSGSLLPGVDPADALALGVEPGADPATSAFNMAVMGLRLAQHANGVSKLHGEVSRRMFGELWPGFDAEEVPITSITNGVHAPTWTDPALLAVAETRLGTGDTEHADWRSPALADAEFWTVKRAMRLQLVEDARRRLAAAWRDQHSGAEPPKWVSRVLDPDTLTVGFARRVPTYKRLTLMLADPERLTSILTNSERPVQFVIAGKSHPADDEGKRLIQQLVQFAQRPELRERIVFLPDYDMGMAELLYPGCDVWLNNPLRPLEACGTSGMKAAMNGALNLSILDGWWAEFAGDDYGWVIPSADAAGDAGERDALEAAALYDLLEHRVATRYYERDGDGVPVEWVRRVRETLAVLAPELGADRMVREYVERLYRPAAEHFAAVSAEGARGARELSAWSGRVHAAWPGVDVVHVESGGVEAPHVGDELRLRAYVELGELTPDDVTVEVVYGRSRADDTIDAVRRAALEVDPAAQVPAGQRLYTGAVVLDRAGAFGYTVRVVPRHPLLRSTAELGLVAVAD, via the coding sequence GTGAAGCCGATTCGCAAGTTCACGGTCCGTGCGGTCATCCCGCCCCAGCTCGCTGCGCTCGAGGAACTCGCCGGAAACCTCCGCTGGTCGTGGCACGAACCGACGCGGCGGCTGTTCCAGCACATCGACCCCGAGCTCTGGCGCACCTCCGAGCGAGACCCCGTGGCGTTCCTCGGCGAGGTCGACCCGGCCCGACTCGACGAGCTGGCGGGCGACGACGGCTACGTCGAATGGGCCGAGCGCCAACGCTCCGATCTTCGCGACTACCTCGCCGAGCCGCGCTGGTTCCAGTCCCTCGGGGCCGCGGCGCCGCGCACGGTCGCGTACTTCTCGCCCGAGTTCGGGATCACTGCGGCGCTGCCGCAGTACTCGGGCGGTCTCGGCATCCTCGCGGGCGATCATCTGAAGGCGGCATCCGACCTGGGCGTGCCGCTCGTGGGCGTCGGCCTCTTCTACAAGGCGGGGTACTTCTCGCAGTCGATCTCGCCCGACGGCTGGCAGCAGGAGCGCTACCCCGTGCTCGACCCCGACGGCCTGCCGCTCTCGGTGCTGCGCACGCCCGACGGTGCGCCGGTGCAGGTGACGCTCGCCCTGCCCGACGATCGCTCACTGCACGCACGCGTGTGGAAGGCCGCGGTCGGACGCATTCCGCTGCTGCTGCTCGACACCGACATCCCGGCCAACAGCGATGAGCTGCGCTCGGTCACCGACCGGCTCTACGGAGGCGGCGGCGAGCACCGACTGCTGCAGGAGCTGCTGCTCGGCATCGGCGGCGCTCGCGCGGTGCGAGCGTGGACCGAACTCAGCGGAAGCCCGGCGCCCGACGTGTTCCACATGAACGAGGGCCACGCGGGCTTCCTCGGGCTCGAGCGCATCGCGACCTACATCGGCGAGGGTCTCTCGTTCGCGGCGGCGTTGCAACTCGTGCGCGCGGGCACCGTCTTCACGACCCACACACCCGTGCCGGCGGGCATCGACCGCTTCGACCGGGCGCTCGTCGAACGGTACCTGTCGGGTTCGCTGCTGCCCGGCGTCGACCCGGCGGATGCACTCGCGCTCGGGGTGGAGCCCGGCGCGGACCCGGCGACGAGCGCGTTCAACATGGCCGTGATGGGCCTGCGGCTCGCCCAGCACGCCAACGGCGTCTCGAAACTCCACGGCGAGGTGAGCCGGCGCATGTTCGGGGAGCTGTGGCCGGGCTTCGACGCCGAGGAGGTGCCGATCACCTCCATCACGAACGGCGTGCACGCGCCGACCTGGACTGACCCGGCCCTGCTCGCGGTCGCCGAGACGCGGCTCGGCACCGGGGACACCGAGCACGCCGACTGGCGCAGCCCCGCGCTCGCCGACGCCGAGTTCTGGACGGTCAAGCGGGCCATGCGCCTGCAGCTCGTGGAAGACGCGCGCCGCCGCCTCGCTGCGGCCTGGCGGGATCAGCACTCCGGCGCCGAGCCGCCGAAATGGGTCTCGCGGGTGCTCGACCCCGACACGCTCACGGTCGGCTTCGCCCGGCGCGTGCCGACCTACAAGCGGTTGACGCTCATGCTGGCCGATCCCGAGCGGTTGACTTCGATCCTCACGAACTCCGAGCGACCGGTGCAGTTCGTCATCGCCGGCAAGTCGCATCCGGCCGACGACGAGGGCAAGCGGCTCATCCAGCAGCTCGTGCAGTTCGCGCAGCGGCCCGAGCTGCGCGAACGCATCGTGTTCCTGCCCGACTACGACATGGGCATGGCCGAGCTGCTCTACCCGGGGTGCGACGTGTGGCTCAACAATCCGCTGCGGCCGCTCGAGGCGTGCGGCACCTCGGGCATGAAGGCGGCGATGAACGGTGCGCTGAACCTGTCGATCCTCGACGGCTGGTGGGCCGAGTTCGCCGGCGACGACTACGGCTGGGTGATCCCGTCGGCCGATGCAGCCGGAGATGCCGGCGAGCGGGACGCGCTCGAGGCGGCGGCGCTCTACGACCTGCTCGAGCACCGCGTCGCCACGAGGTACTACGAGCGCGACGGCGACGGCGTGCCGGTGGAATGGGTGCGGCGAGTGCGCGAGACCCTCGCCGTGCTCGCGCCCGAACTCGGCGCCGATCGCATGGTGCGCGAGTACGTCGAGCGGTTGTACCGGCCTGCCGCCGAACACTTCGCCGCGGTCTCGGCCGAGGGTGCGCGGGGCGCGCGGGAGCTCTCGGCGTGGAGCGGCAGGGTGCACGCGGCCTGGCCGGGCGTCGACGTCGTGCATGTCGAATCGGGCGGCGTGGAGGCGCCGCACGTCGGCGACGAGCTGCGGCTCCGCGCCTACGTCGAGCTCGGCGAGCTGACGCCCGACGACGTCACGGTCGAGGTCGTCTACGGGCGCAGCCGCGCCGACGACACGATCGACGCCGTGCGGCGGGCGGCCCTCGAGGTCGATCCCGCAGCGCAGGTCCCGGCGGGGCAACGCCTCTACACGGGCGCCGTCGTGCTCGACCGTGCCGGGGCGTTCGGCTATACGGTGCGCGTGGTGCCGCGGCATCCGCTGCTGCGGTCGACCGCCGAGCTCGGCCTCGTCGCCGTCGCCGACTGA
- the glgB gene encoding 1,4-alpha-glucan branching protein GlgB, translating into MPEPLAAPVIADEVLAAVAEGRHPDPHSVLGQHGFELPHLEGPLTAIRTRRPLAESVEALLAGGEAIPLSHVGHGIWAGAGAFGPVDYRVHARYSGGAEWTSDDPYRFAPTIGEVDLHLIGEGRHEELWRVLGAHYRAHWGVAGGVSGTAFTVWAPRARAVRVVGAYNRWDGTGHAMRSMGGSGVWELFVPDVEPGAVYKFELLTAAGDWIMKADPMARQAEIAPATGSVVSHSTHEWADDAWLARRAQAELHAEPMSVYELHLGSWRPGKGYRDVADELIEYLDWLGYTHVEFMPLAEHPFGGSWGYQVTGYYAATSRFGSPDDLKYLIDRLHGAGIGVIMDWVPGHFPKDEWALARFDGEALYEHPDPRRGEQLDWGTYVFDYGNPRVRNFLVANALFWFEEMHVDGLRVDAVASMLYLDYSREEGGWLPNIHGGREHLEAIAFLQEATATAYKRNPGIVMIAEESTSWPGVTAPTSSGGLGFGYKWNMGWMHDSLEYIQNDPMYRSHHHHELTFSFLYAFSEHFVLPISHDEVVHGKGSLLRKMPGDHWQQLANVRAYLAFMWAHPGKQLLFMGQEFGQLSEWSEERGLDWWILDQPSHRQLAEFVGALNRGYRATPALWQLDDDAAGFEWVEGGAAAENVIAFLRYDRERRPLLCIVNFAGVPHEGFRLGLPSAGRWRELLNSDAAEFGGSGVGNLGGVEASDTPWAGRPASASFALPPLGAVWFTLDDPAAA; encoded by the coding sequence ATGCCTGAACCACTCGCCGCTCCCGTCATCGCCGACGAGGTGCTCGCCGCCGTCGCCGAAGGCCGCCACCCCGACCCCCATTCGGTGCTCGGCCAGCACGGCTTCGAGCTGCCGCACCTCGAGGGCCCGCTCACGGCGATCCGAACGCGCAGGCCGCTCGCCGAATCGGTCGAGGCTCTGCTCGCCGGCGGCGAGGCGATTCCGCTCAGCCATGTCGGACACGGCATCTGGGCGGGCGCTGGAGCGTTCGGTCCCGTCGACTACCGCGTCCACGCCCGGTACTCGGGAGGTGCGGAGTGGACGAGCGACGATCCGTACCGCTTCGCCCCCACCATCGGCGAGGTCGACCTGCACCTCATCGGCGAGGGCCGGCACGAAGAACTGTGGCGGGTGCTCGGCGCCCATTACCGGGCGCACTGGGGTGTCGCGGGCGGTGTGAGCGGTACCGCGTTCACGGTGTGGGCACCGCGGGCCCGTGCCGTGCGCGTCGTCGGCGCATACAACCGCTGGGACGGCACCGGACACGCGATGCGGAGCATGGGCGGCAGCGGTGTCTGGGAGCTCTTCGTTCCCGATGTCGAGCCCGGCGCGGTCTACAAGTTCGAACTGCTCACCGCGGCCGGCGACTGGATCATGAAGGCCGACCCCATGGCACGCCAGGCCGAAATCGCCCCGGCCACCGGGTCGGTGGTCTCGCACAGCACGCACGAGTGGGCCGACGACGCCTGGCTGGCACGGCGTGCGCAGGCCGAGCTCCACGCCGAGCCGATGAGCGTCTACGAACTGCACCTCGGCTCCTGGCGGCCCGGCAAGGGCTACCGCGACGTGGCCGACGAGCTCATCGAGTACCTCGACTGGCTGGGGTACACGCACGTGGAGTTCATGCCCCTCGCGGAGCATCCGTTCGGGGGCTCGTGGGGCTATCAGGTGACCGGGTACTACGCGGCCACCTCGAGGTTCGGCTCCCCCGACGACCTCAAGTACCTCATCGATCGCCTGCACGGAGCGGGCATCGGCGTCATCATGGACTGGGTGCCCGGGCACTTCCCGAAAGACGAGTGGGCGCTCGCGAGATTCGACGGCGAAGCGCTCTACGAACACCCCGATCCTCGACGCGGCGAACAGCTCGACTGGGGCACCTACGTCTTCGACTACGGCAACCCCCGGGTGCGCAACTTCCTCGTCGCCAACGCCCTCTTCTGGTTCGAGGAGATGCACGTCGACGGGCTGCGGGTCGACGCCGTCGCCTCGATGCTCTACCTCGACTACTCGCGCGAAGAGGGCGGGTGGCTGCCGAACATCCACGGAGGCCGGGAGCACCTCGAGGCCATCGCCTTCCTGCAGGAGGCGACCGCGACCGCCTACAAGCGCAACCCGGGCATCGTCATGATCGCCGAGGAGTCGACGAGCTGGCCGGGTGTGACCGCGCCGACCTCGAGCGGCGGCCTCGGCTTCGGCTACAAGTGGAACATGGGCTGGATGCACGACTCGCTCGAGTACATCCAGAACGATCCGATGTACCGCTCGCACCACCACCACGAGCTGACCTTCTCGTTCCTCTACGCGTTCAGCGAGCACTTCGTGCTGCCGATCAGCCACGACGAGGTCGTGCACGGCAAGGGATCCCTCCTTCGGAAGATGCCGGGCGACCACTGGCAGCAGCTCGCGAACGTGCGCGCCTACCTCGCCTTCATGTGGGCGCACCCCGGCAAGCAGTTGCTCTTCATGGGGCAGGAGTTCGGCCAGCTGTCCGAGTGGAGCGAGGAGAGAGGACTCGACTGGTGGATCCTCGACCAGCCGAGTCATCGACAGCTCGCGGAGTTCGTCGGGGCCCTGAACCGCGGCTATCGCGCGACGCCCGCGCTCTGGCAACTCGACGACGACGCTGCCGGATTCGAGTGGGTCGAAGGCGGCGCGGCGGCCGAGAACGTGATCGCGTTCCTCCGGTACGACCGCGAACGGCGACCGCTGCTCTGCATCGTCAACTTCGCCGGGGTGCCGCACGAGGGGTTCCGTCTGGGCCTGCCGAGCGCGGGTCGCTGGCGCGAACTCCTGAACTCGGATGCCGCGGAGTTCGGCGGCTCGGGGGTGGGCAACCTCGGCGGGGTCGAGGCATCCGACACCCCGTGGGCCGGGCGGCCCGCCTCGGCGTCGTTCGCCCTGCCGCCGCTCGGCGCGGTGTGGTTCACCCTCGACGACCCGGCGGCCGCGTAA
- the ybaK gene encoding Cys-tRNA(Pro) deacylase has translation MARRSDASAGTPATLALARAGVAFTALGYEHDPRVAAYGLEAADKLGLDPDRVFKTLLVTVDGSLAVGIVPVAMQLDLKALAGALGGKRAEMADPAVAERKTGYVVGGISPIGQKTALPTVLDESAIICESIYVSGGRRGLDLELAPDDLIAVTGGRYAPIARAR, from the coding sequence ATGGCCAGGCGATCGGATGCCTCGGCCGGCACCCCCGCGACCCTCGCGCTCGCTCGCGCCGGGGTCGCCTTCACCGCGCTCGGCTATGAGCACGACCCGCGCGTCGCTGCCTACGGCCTCGAAGCCGCCGACAAGCTCGGCCTCGACCCCGACCGCGTGTTCAAGACGCTGCTCGTGACCGTCGACGGCTCGCTCGCCGTCGGCATCGTGCCCGTCGCGATGCAGCTCGACCTGAAAGCGCTCGCCGGCGCGCTCGGCGGCAAGCGCGCAGAGATGGCCGACCCTGCGGTGGCGGAACGCAAGACGGGGTACGTCGTCGGGGGCATCAGCCCCATCGGCCAGAAGACCGCGCTGCCGACGGTGCTCGACGAATCGGCCATCATCTGCGAGTCGATCTACGTCTCGGGCGGCCGGCGCGGCCTCGATCTCGAGCTCGCGCCCGACGACCTCATCGCGGTGACGGGCGGCCGCTACGCCCCGATCGCCCGCGCCCGCTGA
- a CDS encoding alpha-1,4-glucan--maltose-1-phosphate maltosyltransferase has translation MTTAPAHAGRIPVTRLTPALPDARWRPKAFEGEVVPFRATVFREGHDQVGAMLVITSPAGVQRRERMSPLAAGTDRWEAEVLLDETGEWHWHVTGFDDEVATWRHDAALKVDAGVDAELMFEIGARLIDRAVAEKTRPLAARKRLTALAAALREREASVADRRALIDDPALLEFEVRPLARLTTDSPEHTIVVERRRAGVGSWYEFFPRSEGAKQLKDGSWKSGTFRTAAKRLDGVAAMGFDVVYLPPIHPIGVTNRKGRNNTLDPGPHDPGSPWAIGGPLADGSPGGHDAVHPDLGTLADFRAFVRRAGALGIEVALDLALQAAPDHPWVTEHPEWFTQLPDGTIRYAENPPKKYQDIYPVNFDDDPEGIYDEVLRVVRHWMKQGVRIFRVDNPHTKPLAFWERLIGAVNADDPGVIFLAEAFTRPAMMQALAMVGFQQSYSYFTWRNAKAELEEFLTSVSQETADFMRPNLFVNTPDILTEYLQFGGPAAFTVRATIAATAAPLWGVYAGFEHFESVARPGAEEAIDNEKYEYKPRDFAAAERDGRSLALYLGILNRIRAEHPALGQLRNIRFHASDDDSVLVYSKHLSGRFTGTGGRPGADDTIIVVANVDPHSVRETTVHLDLEALGLEPGTRFEVDELVTGERWVWGDSNYVRLDAFTRPAHILHVRRVVDA, from the coding sequence GTGACGACTGCCCCTGCGCACGCCGGCCGCATCCCCGTGACCCGGCTCACCCCCGCCCTGCCCGACGCGCGTTGGCGCCCCAAGGCGTTCGAGGGCGAGGTCGTGCCATTCCGTGCCACGGTCTTCCGAGAGGGCCACGACCAGGTGGGCGCGATGCTCGTCATCACGAGCCCCGCGGGTGTGCAGCGACGCGAGCGGATGTCTCCGCTCGCGGCCGGCACCGACCGCTGGGAGGCCGAGGTCCTCCTCGACGAGACCGGCGAGTGGCACTGGCACGTCACGGGGTTCGACGACGAGGTCGCGACCTGGCGGCACGACGCCGCGCTCAAGGTCGACGCCGGGGTCGACGCCGAGCTCATGTTCGAGATCGGCGCGCGTCTCATCGATCGGGCCGTCGCCGAGAAGACGCGGCCGCTCGCGGCACGCAAGCGGCTCACGGCGCTCGCCGCCGCGCTGCGCGAGCGCGAGGCATCCGTCGCCGATCGTCGCGCGCTCATCGACGACCCAGCACTCCTCGAGTTCGAGGTGCGCCCGCTCGCGCGTCTGACGACGGACTCGCCCGAGCACACGATCGTCGTCGAGCGCCGCCGCGCCGGGGTGGGTTCGTGGTACGAGTTCTTCCCGCGGTCGGAGGGGGCGAAGCAGCTGAAGGACGGCAGCTGGAAGTCGGGCACCTTCCGCACTGCCGCCAAACGCCTCGACGGCGTCGCCGCCATGGGCTTCGACGTCGTCTACCTCCCGCCGATCCATCCGATCGGCGTCACCAACCGCAAGGGTCGCAACAACACCCTCGATCCCGGCCCGCACGACCCCGGTTCCCCGTGGGCGATCGGCGGACCGCTCGCCGACGGCTCCCCCGGCGGTCACGACGCCGTGCACCCCGACCTCGGCACGCTCGCCGACTTCCGCGCCTTCGTGCGCCGGGCGGGTGCGCTCGGCATCGAGGTGGCGCTCGACCTCGCCCTGCAGGCCGCCCCCGACCACCCGTGGGTGACGGAGCATCCCGAGTGGTTCACCCAGCTGCCCGACGGCACGATCCGCTACGCGGAGAACCCGCCGAAGAAGTACCAGGACATCTACCCGGTGAACTTCGACGACGACCCCGAGGGCATCTACGACGAGGTGCTGCGGGTCGTGCGTCACTGGATGAAGCAGGGCGTGCGCATCTTCCGAGTCGACAACCCGCACACGAAGCCGCTCGCGTTCTGGGAGCGGCTGATCGGCGCGGTCAACGCGGATGACCCCGGGGTGATCTTCCTCGCCGAGGCGTTCACCCGACCGGCGATGATGCAGGCGCTCGCGATGGTGGGCTTCCAGCAGTCGTACTCGTACTTCACCTGGCGCAACGCCAAGGCGGAGCTCGAGGAGTTCCTGACCTCGGTGTCTCAGGAGACCGCGGACTTCATGCGACCGAACCTGTTCGTGAACACTCCCGACATCCTCACCGAGTACCTGCAGTTCGGCGGACCGGCCGCTTTCACGGTGCGTGCGACGATCGCCGCGACCGCAGCACCCCTCTGGGGCGTCTACGCGGGCTTCGAGCACTTCGAGTCGGTAGCCCGGCCGGGCGCCGAAGAGGCGATCGACAACGAGAAGTACGAGTACAAGCCGCGCGACTTCGCCGCTGCCGAGCGCGACGGTCGCTCGCTCGCGCTCTACCTCGGCATCCTCAACCGCATCCGCGCGGAGCATCCCGCGCTCGGACAGCTCCGCAACATCCGCTTCCACGCGAGCGACGACGACTCGGTGCTCGTCTACTCGAAGCACCTCTCGGGCCGGTTCACCGGCACGGGGGGCCGACCGGGCGCCGACGACACGATCATCGTCGTCGCCAACGTCGACCCCCACTCGGTGCGGGAGACGACCGTGCATCTCGACCTCGAAGCGCTCGGGCTCGAACCCGGCACCCGGTTCGAGGTCGACGAGCTCGTCACCGGCGAACGCTGGGTCTGGGGAGACTCCAACTACGTGCGGCTCGACGCCTTCACCCGACCGGCGCACATCCTGCACGTGAGAAGAGTCGTCGATGCCTGA
- a CDS encoding cysteine desulfurase family protein: MVYLDHAATTPMLPEAVDALTAALAVVGNPASIHSAGQQAKRLLEESRERIAATLGADGIEVVFTGNGTEAVNLAIKGIWWQRREDAATGAARRRILVPAGEHHATIDTVEWLAEHDGAEVVEIPLDEVGRVRLDVLAAELARGAASVALVTMLWANNEVGTIQRVEEVARLAARAGVPLHVDAIAAYGQVPIDFRGIRRATEAARGAGLVALSVSAHKIGGPAGIGALVLDRSAAVEPLIHGGGQQRKVRSGTQDVAAAASFAAAASVVAARLEADTARMATLRDRLIDGVVDAVPEARLSGDASAGGRLPGNAHFSFPGCEGDSLLFLLDAAGVAVSTGSACQAGVPEPSHVLMAMGRSEADARGALRVTIGHSSTGADVDAFLAALPAAHAQAARAGLAARATSFDR; this comes from the coding sequence ATGGTCTATCTCGATCACGCCGCGACGACCCCGATGCTGCCGGAGGCCGTCGACGCGCTGACCGCCGCGCTCGCCGTGGTCGGCAATCCCGCCTCGATCCACAGTGCCGGCCAGCAGGCGAAACGGCTGCTCGAGGAATCGCGCGAGCGCATCGCGGCGACGCTCGGCGCCGACGGCATCGAGGTCGTGTTCACGGGCAACGGCACCGAGGCCGTGAACCTCGCGATCAAGGGCATCTGGTGGCAGCGGCGCGAGGATGCCGCCACCGGCGCTGCCCGCCGCCGGATCCTCGTGCCGGCGGGCGAGCATCACGCGACGATCGACACCGTCGAGTGGCTCGCCGAGCACGACGGCGCCGAAGTGGTCGAGATCCCGCTCGACGAGGTGGGGCGCGTGCGCCTCGACGTGCTCGCCGCGGAACTCGCCCGCGGCGCGGCATCCGTGGCCCTCGTCACGATGCTCTGGGCGAACAACGAGGTCGGAACGATCCAGCGCGTCGAGGAGGTCGCCCGGCTCGCCGCGCGCGCCGGTGTGCCGCTGCACGTCGATGCCATCGCGGCGTACGGGCAGGTGCCGATCGACTTCCGCGGCATCAGGCGCGCGACCGAGGCCGCTCGCGGCGCCGGGCTCGTCGCCCTCAGCGTCTCGGCGCACAAGATCGGCGGCCCCGCCGGCATCGGCGCGCTCGTGCTCGACCGCTCAGCGGCCGTCGAGCCGCTCATCCACGGCGGCGGGCAGCAGCGCAAGGTGCGCTCGGGCACCCAGGATGTCGCGGCAGCTGCATCGTTCGCGGCTGCGGCATCGGTCGTGGCGGCGCGTCTCGAGGCCGACACCGCTCGCATGGCGACGCTCCGCGACCGCCTGATCGACGGCGTCGTCGACGCGGTGCCCGAGGCGCGGCTCTCGGGCGACGCCTCGGCCGGCGGCCGACTGCCCGGCAACGCGCACTTCTCGTTCCCGGGCTGCGAAGGCGACTCGCTGCTCTTCCTGCTCGACGCGGCCGGTGTGGCGGTGTCGACCGGATCGGCCTGCCAGGCCGGCGTGCCCGAACCCTCGCACGTGCTCATGGCCATGGGGCGTTCGGAAGCCGATGCGCGTGGGGCGCTCCGCGTCACGATCGGGCACAGC